In Methylobacterium sp. WL1, the sequence GAGGACGGGGGGCATCGCTCAGCTCCGCTTGCGCAGGCGCGGGTTGACCGCGTCGTTGACGGCGTCGCCCACGAGGCTGACGCCGAGGACCGCGAGGAAGATCGCCGCCCCGGGCAGCAGCACCGTCCACCACGCCTCCAGGGCGTAGGCGCGGTTCTGGCCGATCATCAGCCCCCAGCTCATCACGTTGGGGTCGCCCAGCCCGAGGAAGCTCAGAGCCCCCTCGAACAGCACGGCGGTGCCGATCGCCAGCGTCGCCGAGACCACGATCGGCGGTGCGGCGTTCGGCAGGATCACCCGGCCGATCAGGTAGAGCGGTCCGGCCCCGGCCGCCCGCGCGGCTTTGACGAAGTCGAGGCCGCGCAGGCGCAGGAACTCCGCCCGGGTCAGCCGCGCCGTGGGCGGCCAGGAGACGATCCCGATCGCGATCGTGGTGATGGCGATCCTCTGGCCGAACAGGGTGACCAGAACCATCGCGAACAGCAGGGTCGGCAGCACCTGGAAGAATTCGGTGACCTTCATCAGCAGCGTGTCGGTCCGGCCTCCGAAGAAGCCCGCCAGCGCCCCGAAGGTCACGCCGATCACCACGGTGATCAGGGCCGCGGAGAAACCGACCAGCAGGGTCGCGCGACCGCCCTGCAGCAGGGCCGCCAGGATGTCCTGGCCGAGGTAGTCCGTGCCGAGCAGCGGATCGCCGCCGGGCGGCTGGAACGGGGCGCCGACGATGTCGAACGGATCGACCCCGTAGAGGTGCGGTCCGACCAGCGCGGCGAACAGGAGGCCGAGCAGGATGGCGAGACCGAGGAGGCCGCTGGGGTTGCGCAGGAACAGGCGAAGCGTGGCGAGCCCGGGCGTGACGGCCGGGCGCGGCATCGGCGGGGCCGCCTCGGGGCGCGTCGCCTCCGATGGCAAGGTCGAGCCGGTCGCGGCGGCGACGTTCATGCGGGCCTCCCGGCACGGATGCGCGGATCGATCAGGCGATAGAGGAGGTCGGTGACAAGGTTCGCGGCGACGACCAACAGCGCCGAGCAGAACAGGATGCCGAGCAGCGTCGGGTAGTCGCGCCGCAGGATCGAGTCGAAGGTCAGGCGGCCGAGTCCCGGCCAAGCGAACACGGTCTCGACCAGGATGGCGCCCGCGAAGAGCTGTCCGAACTGGAGTCCGACCATGGTGACGAGCGGGATCAGCGCGTTGCGCAGGGCGTGCTTGCCGACCACGATCCACTCCGGCAGGCCCTTGGCACGGGCGGTGCGGACGTAGTCGGCATTGAGCGCATCGATCATGCTGGCCCGCATCAGACGGCTGTATTGGGCGACGTAGACGATGCCGAGGGTGAGCATCGGCAGGACCAGATGTTCGGCCACGTCGAGGGCGTGGGCGAGGCCGCGCCGCGGCGTCGCCACATCCTCCATCCCGGCGACCGGCAGAACCGGCCACAGGGAGGCGAACACCACCAGCAGCATCAGGCCGGTCCAGAAGACCGGTGCGGCATTGCCGGCGATCGCCACCAGCGAGACGACGTGACTGAGGAGGCCGTTCGGTTTGCGCGCGCTCAGGATCCCGAGGCCGGCGCCGATCAGCACCGCGAGGGCGAGGGAACTCAGAACGAGCAGGGCGGTGGCTGGCAGCCTGCCGAGGATGAGGCGCGAAACCGGCTCGTTGAAGTAGAACGAGTAGCCGAGGTCGCCCTTCGCCACCTTGCCGACATAGGTCGCGAGCTGTTCGGGGATGCTGCGATCGAGGCCGTAGCGCGTGCGGATCTCGGCCATGATCTCCGGCGAAGCACCACCCATCTCTCCGGCGATCACCTGCGCCGGGTCACCGGGTGCCGCCTGGATCAGCAAAAAGTTCAGCACCACGACGGCGAGCAGCAATCCGACCGCGTTCAGCGCGGTCGAACCGAGGCTGCGCAGAGCCGTCATCTCTCGGCTCCCGCGGCGCCTTGCGCCCAGGCGACCTCGTCGAGGGGTGAGAGCGGGCCCCAGATCGACAGCGGCAGATTGGTCAGGCGCTTGTCGTAGACCGCCTTGTAGGGCGTGAGGTTGAGGTAGGCGATCGGCGCATCGGACACGACGATCTTCTGGAAGTCATCGTAGAGCGTCTTGCGCTTGGCGACGTCGGTCTCGATTGCGGCCGCGTTAAGCAATTCGTCGACTTTTGGATTCTGGTATTGCTGGGTGTTCGACCAGATTACGCCTTTGCGAATGTTGGTCGACAGGTAGGTTCGCGCCACGCCGATCACGGGGTCGCCCCAATTGAAGACGTTGTCCATGGTCAGGTCGAAATCGAAGTTCGAGACGCGCTGCGCCCAGGTCGGGAAGTCCGGCGCAGCCCGGACCTGAAGGGCGATGCCGATCCGCTTGAGGCCGGCCCGCAGGTATTCGGCGACGTTGCGCTGCTGGTCGTTGTCGTTGGGGATGTAATCGATGGTGAGCTGAAGCCGCGTGCCGTCGGCCCCTTTCTTCAGCCCGGCCTCGTCGAGCAGGCTCTCCGCCTTGGCGATGTCGAGCTTGTACGGGTCGACGGCCGGCTCGTAGAACGGCGAGCCCGGCACGATCGGGCCGGTGGCGGGCTTCGCCACGCCGCCGAGCAGCTTGCCCGTGATGAAGTCGCGGTTGGCGGCAAGAGCGATGGCCCGGCGCACCCGCACGTCGTCGAGCGGCTTCTTCCCGCAATTGAAGGCCAGCCAGTTGATCGGGCCGATCCCCTCGAAGCCGCGATCGGTCACCGTGAGGGTCTGCGCCTTGCTCAGGCGCTCGATGTCCCGCACCGAGGACAGGAACGGCAGCATCCCGATCTCGCGCCGTTCGGTGGCGATGACGAGGCTGTTCTGGTCCGGCAAGATTCGGTAGACAAGCCGCGCGAGCTTGGGCCGCCCGGCGATGAAGAACTTGTCGAACCGCTCGAGCTGGATCGACTCGCCCTGCTTGTACGCGACGAACTTG encodes:
- a CDS encoding ABC transporter substrate-binding protein, coding for MRLTKRTLLGAGLAVLTAPLASPILGLPAALADDANSPLVIGTNQVPRHFNGAVQSGIATGMVSTQIFASPLRYDDAWNPLPYLAKSWEVAPDNLSVTLHLVSDAVFHDGHPLTSEDVAFSIGVIKANHPFQTMLEPVSTVETPDAHTVVIRLSRPHPALLLAMSPGLMPILPKHVYGDGQDIKTHPANLKPVGSGPFKFVAYKQGESIQLERFDKFFIAGRPKLARLVYRILPDQNSLVIATERREIGMLPFLSSVRDIERLSKAQTLTVTDRGFEGIGPINWLAFNCGKKPLDDVRVRRAIALAANRDFITGKLLGGVAKPATGPIVPGSPFYEPAVDPYKLDIAKAESLLDEAGLKKGADGTRLQLTIDYIPNDNDQQRNVAEYLRAGLKRIGIALQVRAAPDFPTWAQRVSNFDFDLTMDNVFNWGDPVIGVARTYLSTNIRKGVIWSNTQQYQNPKVDELLNAAAIETDVAKRKTLYDDFQKIVVSDAPIAYLNLTPYKAVYDKRLTNLPLSIWGPLSPLDEVAWAQGAAGAER
- a CDS encoding ABC transporter permease, giving the protein MTALRSLGSTALNAVGLLLAVVVLNFLLIQAAPGDPAQVIAGEMGGASPEIMAEIRTRYGLDRSIPEQLATYVGKVAKGDLGYSFYFNEPVSRLILGRLPATALLVLSSLALAVLIGAGLGILSARKPNGLLSHVVSLVAIAGNAAPVFWTGLMLLVVFASLWPVLPVAGMEDVATPRRGLAHALDVAEHLVLPMLTLGIVYVAQYSRLMRASMIDALNADYVRTARAKGLPEWIVVGKHALRNALIPLVTMVGLQFGQLFAGAILVETVFAWPGLGRLTFDSILRRDYPTLLGILFCSALLVVAANLVTDLLYRLIDPRIRAGRPA
- a CDS encoding ABC transporter permease; protein product: MNVAAATGSTLPSEATRPEAAPPMPRPAVTPGLATLRLFLRNPSGLLGLAILLGLLFAALVGPHLYGVDPFDIVGAPFQPPGGDPLLGTDYLGQDILAALLQGGRATLLVGFSAALITVVIGVTFGALAGFFGGRTDTLLMKVTEFFQVLPTLLFAMVLVTLFGQRIAITTIAIGIVSWPPTARLTRAEFLRLRGLDFVKAARAAGAGPLYLIGRVILPNAAPPIVVSATLAIGTAVLFEGALSFLGLGDPNVMSWGLMIGQNRAYALEAWWTVLLPGAAIFLAVLGVSLVGDAVNDAVNPRLRKRS